The Panicum hallii strain FIL2 chromosome 9, PHallii_v3.1, whole genome shotgun sequence genome has a window encoding:
- the LOC112874675 gene encoding uncharacterized protein LOC112874675 isoform X1, which translates to MGKQGHRRSASQDEDNVGCVWGLMRMLYFRRDPKFLLDSKQLGGRHAFREINEIGQSTKRSRDFDGIEEDGNIEECTFQKPTVKNLMEDELRKVELLKKIPNDEVQRRLADLENGVSLDEKPEHINRLTDNSCHQTGVSTALTPSVDSEVLNHAEEYDLESVLADFLGEIYSCHNECPHGDCKDKNELCPSLKSLIHKKVNDLNNLPRSMGRGQSQESNDGKLSEQNNLFNTMAAQSKQFKDALEILGSNKELFLKLLQKPNPQIVDNIQKHQNNKVASGLEPSNIPGQTNFGGRVGSNQHLLATKEQAKERKYKFFWRKGKSNRSQMPEATIGPQTVSKIVILKPNPERRIHQKAISSARPLHQQPSTSHVPECSGREASKFSIKEVKKRFRIVTGESRRERNLAPAEDLGRDPRRHKDSVIAIKKDFRHVPEGSLADTSASSFKNSIIPFNSSKQKQQNSSITEINVRTVPQGESIFYEQAKKHLSEMLKDNDRSVNYPAVQVSKSLEGILSVPHCNASTPRNSPREKGCLELSPEETDGCLSCKVEREECTQERCQSQDDMGSIACCTSAAVDDQVTVQEGYCMNEANEEFWTGLQDVSDELDNMYIEGLDKLDCSENICNMQSVPEEQSIDDIHQEILEETKEEKEHAEVTPDSPESMVEKLEQHEPETPEPRASTKLVSDGSSEQSEETQEKPSPVSVLESFFEDFGSPDCMNKKECELHEDLQRTLCFPDDESDVKVLWEDKNVRLDYIKLVLELSELCAEQNLEVWYLEDELISPCLFEELQDQGDQTDDLKLLFDCICEALTEIQERYFRLSSWLSFLRHDIRTPPIGENLITEVDKYVHGYIQYSLPSTLDQIIKKDLEVQAWMNVRSKTEEIIMEIWEFVLDELIDEAVFDLWI; encoded by the exons ATGGGAAAACAAGGTCACCGGAGGTCTGCATcacaagacgaggacaatgtggGCTGTGTGTGGGGTCTCATGCGCATGCTTTATTTCCGTCGTGACCCCAAGTTCTTGTTGGATTCCAAGCAATTGGGCGGGAGGCATGCATTCCGGGAGATCAATG AGATAGGGCAATCGACAAAGAGGTCCAGGGATTTTGATGGGATAGAAGAAGATGGT AACATAGAAGAATGCACTTTCCAGAAACCAACAGTCAAAAACCTTATGGAGGATGAATTGAGGAAAGTAGAACTACTGAAGAAAATTCCAAATGATGAAGTTCAGAGAAGATTAGCTGACCTGGAAAATGGTGTCTCTCTTGATGAGAAACCAGAGCATATAAATAGATTAACAGATAACTCATGTCACCAGACTGGTGTCTCTACGGCTTTAACTCCATCAGTGGATTCTGAGGTTTTGAATCATGCTGAAGAATATGATCTTGAGTCTGTCCTGGCAGATTTCCTAGGTGAAATCTATAGTTGCCACAATGAGTGCCCACACGGTGATTGCAAGGATAAGAATGAACTGTGTCCTTCACTGAAGTCCCTAATCCATAAAAAGGTCAATGACTTGAATAATCTTCCTCGCAGTATGGGTCGTGGGCAATCTCAAGAGAGCAATGATGGAAAACTATCTGAGCAGAATAATCTTTTTAACACCATGGCAGCTCAATCCAAACAGTTCAAGGATGCATTGGAGATACTGGGTTCAAACAAGGAACTTTTCCTGAAGCTGCTTCAGAAGCCAAATCCTCAAATAGTAGACAATATCCAAAAGCACCAAAACAATAAGGTGGCTTCTGGATTAGAGCCCAGTAACATTCCTGGACAGACCAATTTTGGAGGGAGAGTAGGCTCAAATCAGCATCTGTTGGCTACAAAAGAGCAGGCTAAAGAGAGAAAATATAAGTTCTTCTGGAGGAAGGGTAAATCAAATAGAAGCCAGATGCCTGAGGCAACTATCGGACCTCAGACAGTTAGCAAAATAGTTATTCTAAAGCCAAATCCAGAAAGACGGATTCATCAAAAAGCCATTAGTAGCGCAAGACCTTTACATCAACAACCGTCTACATCGCATGTTCCTGAATGCAGTGGAAGGGAGGCCTCAAAGTTTTCTATTAAGGAAGTCAAGAAAAGATTCAGAATTGTGACTGGTGAGAGTAGAAGAGAGAGAAATTTGGCACCTGCAGAGGACCTTGGAAGAGATCCACGTAGGCATAAAGACTCTGTTATTGCAATTAAGAAGGATTTTAGACATGTCCCAGAAGGGAGCTTGGCAGACACATCTGCATCAAGTTTTAAGAACAGCATCATACCTTTCAACAGCAGTAAGCAAAAGCAACAAAATAGCAGCATAACTGAAATAAATGTTCGTACAGTACCACAAGGTGAATCTATCTTCTATGAGCAGGCCAAGAAGCATTTATCAGAGATGCTAAAAGATAATGACCGATCTGTAAACTATCCAGCAGTTCAAGTTTCAAAATCCTTGGAAGGAATACTTTCTGTCCCTCATTGCAATGCGTCAACCCCTAGGAATAGCCCAAGGGAAAAGGGTTGCCTTGAACTCTCACCTGAAGAGACAGATGGTTGCCTTTCATGCAAGGTTGAAAGAGAAGAATGCACACAAGAGAGATGCCAATCACAGGACGACATGGGAAGCATTGCATGCTGTACTAGTGCGGCAGTTGATGATCAGGTGACAGTTCAGGAAGGATACTGCATGAATGAAGCAAACGAAG AATTTTGGACAGGACTTCAAGATGTTTCTGATGAGCTGGACAACATGTACATTGAAGGACTTGACAAATTGGACTGCAGTGAAAACATTTGCAATATGCAGTCTGTTCCAGAAGAACAAAGCATAGATGATATACATCAG GAAATATTAGaagaaacaaaagaagaaaaagaacatGCTGAAGTGACCCCAGACTCTCCTGAGAGCATGGTTGAAAAGTTGGAACAGCATGAGCCGGAAACACCAGAACCAAGAGCATCAACCAAATTAGTCTCAGATGGTTCTTCTGAGCAAAGCGAGGAAACACAAGAAAAGCCCAGTCCGGTATCTGTTCTTGAGTCATTCTTTGAGGATTTTGGCAGTCCTGACTGCATGAACAAGAAAGAAT GTGAGTTGCATGAAGATCTCCAAAGGACCCTATGTTTCCCAGATGATGAATCAGATGTTAAGGTCCTCTGGGAGGACAAGAATGTCAGATTAGATTACATAAAGTTGGTGCTAGAGCTCTCAGAATTATGCGCAGAACAAAATTTAGAGGTATGGTACCTAGAGGATGAATTAATCAGCCCCTGCTTGTTTGAAGAACTACAGGATCAAGGTGATCAAACCGATGATCTGAAGCTTCTGTTTGACTGTATCTGTGAAGCTCTAACAGAGATCCAAGAGAGATATTTTAGACTCTCTTCTTGGTTATCTTTTTTAAGACATGACATACGGACACCTCCAATAGGAGAAAACCTCATCACAGAAGTTGATAAGTATGTCCATGGGTATATCCAATATAGTCTTCCCAGTACTCTAGACCAGATAATTAAGAAGGATTTGGAAGTTCAAGCATGGATGAACGTTAGGTCAAAGACTGAAGAGATCATTATGGAAATATGGGAGTTCGTATTGGATGAGTTGATAGATGAGGCTGTTTTTGATTTGTGGATTTGA
- the LOC112874675 gene encoding uncharacterized protein LOC112874675 isoform X2, producing the protein MGKQGHRRSASQDEDNVGCVWGLMRMLYFRRDPKFLLDSKQLGGRHAFREINEIGQSTKRSRDFDGIEEDGNIEECTFQKPTVKNLMEDELRKVELLKKIPNDEVQRRLADLENGVSLDEKPEHINRLTDNSCHQTGVSTALTPSVDSEVLNHAEEYDLESVLADFLGEIYSCHNECPHGDCKDKNELCPSLKSLIHKKVNDLNNLPRSMGRGQSQESNDGKLSEQNNLFNTMAAQSKQFKDALEILGSNKELFLKLLQKPNPQIVDNIQKHQNNKVASGLEPSNIPGQTNFGGRVGSNQHLLATKEQAKERKYKFFWRKGKSNRSQMPEATIGPQTVSKIVILKPNPERRIHQKAISSARPLHQQPSTSHVPECSGREASKFSIKEVKKRFRIVTGESRRERNLAPAEDLGRDPRRHKDSVIAIKKDFRHVPEGSLADTSASSFKNSIIPFNSSKQKQQNSSITEINVRTVPQGESIFYEQAKKHLSEMLKDNDRSVNYPAVQVSKSLEGILSVPHCNASTPRNSPREKGCLELSPEETDGCLSCKVEREECTQERCQSQDDMGSIACCTSAAVDDQVTVQEGYCMNEANEGLQDVSDELDNMYIEGLDKLDCSENICNMQSVPEEQSIDDIHQEILEETKEEKEHAEVTPDSPESMVEKLEQHEPETPEPRASTKLVSDGSSEQSEETQEKPSPVSVLESFFEDFGSPDCMNKKECELHEDLQRTLCFPDDESDVKVLWEDKNVRLDYIKLVLELSELCAEQNLEVWYLEDELISPCLFEELQDQGDQTDDLKLLFDCICEALTEIQERYFRLSSWLSFLRHDIRTPPIGENLITEVDKYVHGYIQYSLPSTLDQIIKKDLEVQAWMNVRSKTEEIIMEIWEFVLDELIDEAVFDLWI; encoded by the exons ATGGGAAAACAAGGTCACCGGAGGTCTGCATcacaagacgaggacaatgtggGCTGTGTGTGGGGTCTCATGCGCATGCTTTATTTCCGTCGTGACCCCAAGTTCTTGTTGGATTCCAAGCAATTGGGCGGGAGGCATGCATTCCGGGAGATCAATG AGATAGGGCAATCGACAAAGAGGTCCAGGGATTTTGATGGGATAGAAGAAGATGGT AACATAGAAGAATGCACTTTCCAGAAACCAACAGTCAAAAACCTTATGGAGGATGAATTGAGGAAAGTAGAACTACTGAAGAAAATTCCAAATGATGAAGTTCAGAGAAGATTAGCTGACCTGGAAAATGGTGTCTCTCTTGATGAGAAACCAGAGCATATAAATAGATTAACAGATAACTCATGTCACCAGACTGGTGTCTCTACGGCTTTAACTCCATCAGTGGATTCTGAGGTTTTGAATCATGCTGAAGAATATGATCTTGAGTCTGTCCTGGCAGATTTCCTAGGTGAAATCTATAGTTGCCACAATGAGTGCCCACACGGTGATTGCAAGGATAAGAATGAACTGTGTCCTTCACTGAAGTCCCTAATCCATAAAAAGGTCAATGACTTGAATAATCTTCCTCGCAGTATGGGTCGTGGGCAATCTCAAGAGAGCAATGATGGAAAACTATCTGAGCAGAATAATCTTTTTAACACCATGGCAGCTCAATCCAAACAGTTCAAGGATGCATTGGAGATACTGGGTTCAAACAAGGAACTTTTCCTGAAGCTGCTTCAGAAGCCAAATCCTCAAATAGTAGACAATATCCAAAAGCACCAAAACAATAAGGTGGCTTCTGGATTAGAGCCCAGTAACATTCCTGGACAGACCAATTTTGGAGGGAGAGTAGGCTCAAATCAGCATCTGTTGGCTACAAAAGAGCAGGCTAAAGAGAGAAAATATAAGTTCTTCTGGAGGAAGGGTAAATCAAATAGAAGCCAGATGCCTGAGGCAACTATCGGACCTCAGACAGTTAGCAAAATAGTTATTCTAAAGCCAAATCCAGAAAGACGGATTCATCAAAAAGCCATTAGTAGCGCAAGACCTTTACATCAACAACCGTCTACATCGCATGTTCCTGAATGCAGTGGAAGGGAGGCCTCAAAGTTTTCTATTAAGGAAGTCAAGAAAAGATTCAGAATTGTGACTGGTGAGAGTAGAAGAGAGAGAAATTTGGCACCTGCAGAGGACCTTGGAAGAGATCCACGTAGGCATAAAGACTCTGTTATTGCAATTAAGAAGGATTTTAGACATGTCCCAGAAGGGAGCTTGGCAGACACATCTGCATCAAGTTTTAAGAACAGCATCATACCTTTCAACAGCAGTAAGCAAAAGCAACAAAATAGCAGCATAACTGAAATAAATGTTCGTACAGTACCACAAGGTGAATCTATCTTCTATGAGCAGGCCAAGAAGCATTTATCAGAGATGCTAAAAGATAATGACCGATCTGTAAACTATCCAGCAGTTCAAGTTTCAAAATCCTTGGAAGGAATACTTTCTGTCCCTCATTGCAATGCGTCAACCCCTAGGAATAGCCCAAGGGAAAAGGGTTGCCTTGAACTCTCACCTGAAGAGACAGATGGTTGCCTTTCATGCAAGGTTGAAAGAGAAGAATGCACACAAGAGAGATGCCAATCACAGGACGACATGGGAAGCATTGCATGCTGTACTAGTGCGGCAGTTGATGATCAGGTGACAGTTCAGGAAGGATACTGCATGAATGAAGCAAACGAAG GACTTCAAGATGTTTCTGATGAGCTGGACAACATGTACATTGAAGGACTTGACAAATTGGACTGCAGTGAAAACATTTGCAATATGCAGTCTGTTCCAGAAGAACAAAGCATAGATGATATACATCAG GAAATATTAGaagaaacaaaagaagaaaaagaacatGCTGAAGTGACCCCAGACTCTCCTGAGAGCATGGTTGAAAAGTTGGAACAGCATGAGCCGGAAACACCAGAACCAAGAGCATCAACCAAATTAGTCTCAGATGGTTCTTCTGAGCAAAGCGAGGAAACACAAGAAAAGCCCAGTCCGGTATCTGTTCTTGAGTCATTCTTTGAGGATTTTGGCAGTCCTGACTGCATGAACAAGAAAGAAT GTGAGTTGCATGAAGATCTCCAAAGGACCCTATGTTTCCCAGATGATGAATCAGATGTTAAGGTCCTCTGGGAGGACAAGAATGTCAGATTAGATTACATAAAGTTGGTGCTAGAGCTCTCAGAATTATGCGCAGAACAAAATTTAGAGGTATGGTACCTAGAGGATGAATTAATCAGCCCCTGCTTGTTTGAAGAACTACAGGATCAAGGTGATCAAACCGATGATCTGAAGCTTCTGTTTGACTGTATCTGTGAAGCTCTAACAGAGATCCAAGAGAGATATTTTAGACTCTCTTCTTGGTTATCTTTTTTAAGACATGACATACGGACACCTCCAATAGGAGAAAACCTCATCACAGAAGTTGATAAGTATGTCCATGGGTATATCCAATATAGTCTTCCCAGTACTCTAGACCAGATAATTAAGAAGGATTTGGAAGTTCAAGCATGGATGAACGTTAGGTCAAAGACTGAAGAGATCATTATGGAAATATGGGAGTTCGTATTGGATGAGTTGATAGATGAGGCTGTTTTTGATTTGTGGATTTGA
- the LOC112874675 gene encoding uncharacterized protein LOC112874675 isoform X3 — MWAVCGVSCACFISVVTPSSCWIPSNWAGGMHSGRSMNIEECTFQKPTVKNLMEDELRKVELLKKIPNDEVQRRLADLENGVSLDEKPEHINRLTDNSCHQTGVSTALTPSVDSEVLNHAEEYDLESVLADFLGEIYSCHNECPHGDCKDKNELCPSLKSLIHKKVNDLNNLPRSMGRGQSQESNDGKLSEQNNLFNTMAAQSKQFKDALEILGSNKELFLKLLQKPNPQIVDNIQKHQNNKVASGLEPSNIPGQTNFGGRVGSNQHLLATKEQAKERKYKFFWRKGKSNRSQMPEATIGPQTVSKIVILKPNPERRIHQKAISSARPLHQQPSTSHVPECSGREASKFSIKEVKKRFRIVTGESRRERNLAPAEDLGRDPRRHKDSVIAIKKDFRHVPEGSLADTSASSFKNSIIPFNSSKQKQQNSSITEINVRTVPQGESIFYEQAKKHLSEMLKDNDRSVNYPAVQVSKSLEGILSVPHCNASTPRNSPREKGCLELSPEETDGCLSCKVEREECTQERCQSQDDMGSIACCTSAAVDDQVTVQEGYCMNEANEEFWTGLQDVSDELDNMYIEGLDKLDCSENICNMQSVPEEQSIDDIHQEILEETKEEKEHAEVTPDSPESMVEKLEQHEPETPEPRASTKLVSDGSSEQSEETQEKPSPVSVLESFFEDFGSPDCMNKKECELHEDLQRTLCFPDDESDVKVLWEDKNVRLDYIKLVLELSELCAEQNLEVWYLEDELISPCLFEELQDQGDQTDDLKLLFDCICEALTEIQERYFRLSSWLSFLRHDIRTPPIGENLITEVDKYVHGYIQYSLPSTLDQIIKKDLEVQAWMNVRSKTEEIIMEIWEFVLDELIDEAVFDLWI, encoded by the exons atgtggGCTGTGTGTGGGGTCTCATGCGCATGCTTTATTTCCGTCGTGACCCCAAGTTCTTGTTGGATTCCAAGCAATTGGGCGGGAGGCATGCATTCCGGGAGATCAATG AACATAGAAGAATGCACTTTCCAGAAACCAACAGTCAAAAACCTTATGGAGGATGAATTGAGGAAAGTAGAACTACTGAAGAAAATTCCAAATGATGAAGTTCAGAGAAGATTAGCTGACCTGGAAAATGGTGTCTCTCTTGATGAGAAACCAGAGCATATAAATAGATTAACAGATAACTCATGTCACCAGACTGGTGTCTCTACGGCTTTAACTCCATCAGTGGATTCTGAGGTTTTGAATCATGCTGAAGAATATGATCTTGAGTCTGTCCTGGCAGATTTCCTAGGTGAAATCTATAGTTGCCACAATGAGTGCCCACACGGTGATTGCAAGGATAAGAATGAACTGTGTCCTTCACTGAAGTCCCTAATCCATAAAAAGGTCAATGACTTGAATAATCTTCCTCGCAGTATGGGTCGTGGGCAATCTCAAGAGAGCAATGATGGAAAACTATCTGAGCAGAATAATCTTTTTAACACCATGGCAGCTCAATCCAAACAGTTCAAGGATGCATTGGAGATACTGGGTTCAAACAAGGAACTTTTCCTGAAGCTGCTTCAGAAGCCAAATCCTCAAATAGTAGACAATATCCAAAAGCACCAAAACAATAAGGTGGCTTCTGGATTAGAGCCCAGTAACATTCCTGGACAGACCAATTTTGGAGGGAGAGTAGGCTCAAATCAGCATCTGTTGGCTACAAAAGAGCAGGCTAAAGAGAGAAAATATAAGTTCTTCTGGAGGAAGGGTAAATCAAATAGAAGCCAGATGCCTGAGGCAACTATCGGACCTCAGACAGTTAGCAAAATAGTTATTCTAAAGCCAAATCCAGAAAGACGGATTCATCAAAAAGCCATTAGTAGCGCAAGACCTTTACATCAACAACCGTCTACATCGCATGTTCCTGAATGCAGTGGAAGGGAGGCCTCAAAGTTTTCTATTAAGGAAGTCAAGAAAAGATTCAGAATTGTGACTGGTGAGAGTAGAAGAGAGAGAAATTTGGCACCTGCAGAGGACCTTGGAAGAGATCCACGTAGGCATAAAGACTCTGTTATTGCAATTAAGAAGGATTTTAGACATGTCCCAGAAGGGAGCTTGGCAGACACATCTGCATCAAGTTTTAAGAACAGCATCATACCTTTCAACAGCAGTAAGCAAAAGCAACAAAATAGCAGCATAACTGAAATAAATGTTCGTACAGTACCACAAGGTGAATCTATCTTCTATGAGCAGGCCAAGAAGCATTTATCAGAGATGCTAAAAGATAATGACCGATCTGTAAACTATCCAGCAGTTCAAGTTTCAAAATCCTTGGAAGGAATACTTTCTGTCCCTCATTGCAATGCGTCAACCCCTAGGAATAGCCCAAGGGAAAAGGGTTGCCTTGAACTCTCACCTGAAGAGACAGATGGTTGCCTTTCATGCAAGGTTGAAAGAGAAGAATGCACACAAGAGAGATGCCAATCACAGGACGACATGGGAAGCATTGCATGCTGTACTAGTGCGGCAGTTGATGATCAGGTGACAGTTCAGGAAGGATACTGCATGAATGAAGCAAACGAAG AATTTTGGACAGGACTTCAAGATGTTTCTGATGAGCTGGACAACATGTACATTGAAGGACTTGACAAATTGGACTGCAGTGAAAACATTTGCAATATGCAGTCTGTTCCAGAAGAACAAAGCATAGATGATATACATCAG GAAATATTAGaagaaacaaaagaagaaaaagaacatGCTGAAGTGACCCCAGACTCTCCTGAGAGCATGGTTGAAAAGTTGGAACAGCATGAGCCGGAAACACCAGAACCAAGAGCATCAACCAAATTAGTCTCAGATGGTTCTTCTGAGCAAAGCGAGGAAACACAAGAAAAGCCCAGTCCGGTATCTGTTCTTGAGTCATTCTTTGAGGATTTTGGCAGTCCTGACTGCATGAACAAGAAAGAAT GTGAGTTGCATGAAGATCTCCAAAGGACCCTATGTTTCCCAGATGATGAATCAGATGTTAAGGTCCTCTGGGAGGACAAGAATGTCAGATTAGATTACATAAAGTTGGTGCTAGAGCTCTCAGAATTATGCGCAGAACAAAATTTAGAGGTATGGTACCTAGAGGATGAATTAATCAGCCCCTGCTTGTTTGAAGAACTACAGGATCAAGGTGATCAAACCGATGATCTGAAGCTTCTGTTTGACTGTATCTGTGAAGCTCTAACAGAGATCCAAGAGAGATATTTTAGACTCTCTTCTTGGTTATCTTTTTTAAGACATGACATACGGACACCTCCAATAGGAGAAAACCTCATCACAGAAGTTGATAAGTATGTCCATGGGTATATCCAATATAGTCTTCCCAGTACTCTAGACCAGATAATTAAGAAGGATTTGGAAGTTCAAGCATGGATGAACGTTAGGTCAAAGACTGAAGAGATCATTATGGAAATATGGGAGTTCGTATTGGATGAGTTGATAGATGAGGCTGTTTTTGATTTGTGGATTTGA
- the LOC112872594 gene encoding branched-chain amino acid aminotransferase 2, chloroplastic-like isoform X1 encodes MEYSVASHGALLAAAPLAGQRPRLPLSPPPSPPSIQIQNRLYSISSLPLKARPVRRCGASLASNYSQTSEIVDLDWENLGFGLVQTDYMYIAKCGQDGKFSEGELVPFGPIALNPSSGVLNYGQGLFEGLKAYRKPDGSILLFRPKENALRMQTGAERMCMPAPSVEQFVDAVKQTVLANKRWVPPTGKGSLYLRPLLMGSGAVLGLAPAPEYTFIIFVSPVGNYFKEGLAPINLIVEDKFHRATPGGTGSVKTIGNYASVLMAQKIAKEKGYSDVLYLDAVHKKYLEEVSSCNIFVVKGNVISTPAIKGTILPGITRKSIIDVAVSKGFQVEERLVSVDELLDADEVFCTGTAVVVSPVGSITYQGKRVEYGHQGVGVVSQQLYTSLTSLQMGQTEDWMGWTMQLN; translated from the exons ATGGAGTACAGCGTCGCCTCTCACGgcgccctcctcgccgccgcgccgctcgcgggCCAGCGGCCCCGTCTACCCctctcgccgccgccatcaccgccgTCTATTCAG ATCCAGAATCGTCTTTATTCCATATCGTCACTCCCACTAAAGGCTAGGCCAGTGAGAAGATGCGGAGCTTCTCTAGCAAGTAACTACTC GCAAACATCTGAAATAGTTGATTTGGACTGGGAGAACCTTGGTTTTGGGCTTGTGCAAACTGACTACATGTATATTGCAAAATGCGGGCAGGATGGGAAATTTTCCGAGGGTGAATTGGTGCCATTTGGACCCATAGCACTGAACCCATCTTCTGGAGTCCTAAACTATGGACAG GGATTGTTTGAGGGCCTAAAGGCATATAGGAAACCTGATGGGTCCATCTTATTATTTCGCCCGAAGGAAAATGCTTTGAGGATGCAAACTGGTGCTGAGAGGATGTGCATGCCTGCACCTTCCGTCGAGCAGTTTGTTGATGCTGTAAAACAAACCGTTCTAGCAAATAAGAGATGG GTGCCTCCTACTGGTAAAGGTTCTCTGTATCTTAGACCCCTACTTATGGGAAGTGGGGCTGTTCTTGGTCTTGCACCTGCTCCTGAGTATACATTCATTATATTTGTCTCCCCTGTTGGCAACTACTTTAAG GAAGGTTTGGCACCGATAAATTTGATAGTTGAAGACAAGTTTCATCGTGCCACTCCTGGTGGAACTGGATCTGTGAAGACCATTGGAAATTATGCTTCG GTGTTGATGGCACAGAAAATTGCAAAGGAGAAAGGTTATTCTGATGTTCTCTACTTGGATGCGGTTCACAAAaaatatcttgaagaagtttcTTCATGTAATATTTTTGTTGTCAAG GGCAATGTTATTTCTACCCCAGCAATAAAAGGAACAATATTACCTGGCATCACAAGGAAAAGTATAATTGATGTTGCTGTGAGCAAGGGCTTCCAG GTTGAGGAGCGGCTTGTGTCAGTGGATGAATTGCTTGATGCTGATGAAGTGTTTTGCACGGGAACTGCTGTTGTAGTGTCTCCTGTTGGGAGTATAACGTATCAAGGGAAAAG GGTGGAATATGGGCACCAAGGTGTTGGCGTCGTGTCTCAGCAGCTGTATACTTCACTGACGAGTCTCCAGATGGGTCAAACAGAGGACTGGATGGGCTGGACTATGCAACTGAACTAG
- the LOC112872594 gene encoding branched-chain amino acid aminotransferase 2, chloroplastic-like isoform X2: MRSFSSKQTSEIVDLDWENLGFGLVQTDYMYIAKCGQDGKFSEGELVPFGPIALNPSSGVLNYGQGLFEGLKAYRKPDGSILLFRPKENALRMQTGAERMCMPAPSVEQFVDAVKQTVLANKRWVPPTGKGSLYLRPLLMGSGAVLGLAPAPEYTFIIFVSPVGNYFKEGLAPINLIVEDKFHRATPGGTGSVKTIGNYASVLMAQKIAKEKGYSDVLYLDAVHKKYLEEVSSCNIFVVKGNVISTPAIKGTILPGITRKSIIDVAVSKGFQVEERLVSVDELLDADEVFCTGTAVVVSPVGSITYQGKRVEYGHQGVGVVSQQLYTSLTSLQMGQTEDWMGWTMQLN; encoded by the exons ATGCGGAGCTTCTCTAGCAA GCAAACATCTGAAATAGTTGATTTGGACTGGGAGAACCTTGGTTTTGGGCTTGTGCAAACTGACTACATGTATATTGCAAAATGCGGGCAGGATGGGAAATTTTCCGAGGGTGAATTGGTGCCATTTGGACCCATAGCACTGAACCCATCTTCTGGAGTCCTAAACTATGGACAG GGATTGTTTGAGGGCCTAAAGGCATATAGGAAACCTGATGGGTCCATCTTATTATTTCGCCCGAAGGAAAATGCTTTGAGGATGCAAACTGGTGCTGAGAGGATGTGCATGCCTGCACCTTCCGTCGAGCAGTTTGTTGATGCTGTAAAACAAACCGTTCTAGCAAATAAGAGATGG GTGCCTCCTACTGGTAAAGGTTCTCTGTATCTTAGACCCCTACTTATGGGAAGTGGGGCTGTTCTTGGTCTTGCACCTGCTCCTGAGTATACATTCATTATATTTGTCTCCCCTGTTGGCAACTACTTTAAG GAAGGTTTGGCACCGATAAATTTGATAGTTGAAGACAAGTTTCATCGTGCCACTCCTGGTGGAACTGGATCTGTGAAGACCATTGGAAATTATGCTTCG GTGTTGATGGCACAGAAAATTGCAAAGGAGAAAGGTTATTCTGATGTTCTCTACTTGGATGCGGTTCACAAAaaatatcttgaagaagtttcTTCATGTAATATTTTTGTTGTCAAG GGCAATGTTATTTCTACCCCAGCAATAAAAGGAACAATATTACCTGGCATCACAAGGAAAAGTATAATTGATGTTGCTGTGAGCAAGGGCTTCCAG GTTGAGGAGCGGCTTGTGTCAGTGGATGAATTGCTTGATGCTGATGAAGTGTTTTGCACGGGAACTGCTGTTGTAGTGTCTCCTGTTGGGAGTATAACGTATCAAGGGAAAAG GGTGGAATATGGGCACCAAGGTGTTGGCGTCGTGTCTCAGCAGCTGTATACTTCACTGACGAGTCTCCAGATGGGTCAAACAGAGGACTGGATGGGCTGGACTATGCAACTGAACTAG